The proteins below come from a single Ochotona princeps isolate mOchPri1 chromosome 13, mOchPri1.hap1, whole genome shotgun sequence genomic window:
- the NEUROG3 gene encoding neurogenin-3 — translation MAPQPSGVPTIQATHETEPSFPGTSDRQVACIASSPLSPTRMLRDLAETEEGGCRGAERQLRSRRGGRSRPKNELALSKQRRSRRKKANDRERNRMHNLNSALDALRSVLPTFPDDAKLTKIETLRFAHNYIWALTQALRIADHSLYGPEPLVPPSAELGSLDDGSSGDWGSLYSPISQAGSLSPAASPEERTGLLLMPTSPTGLCPGALAFSDFL, via the coding sequence ATGGCGCCTCAACCCTCGGGTGTGCCCACCATCCAAGCGACCCACGAGACCGAGCCATCATTTCCCGGAACCTCGGACCGCCAAGTGGCCTGCATTGCATCCTCCCCGCTTAGCCCCACTCGAATGCTCCGGGACCTCGCGGAAACAGAAGAAGGCGGCTGCAGAGGGGCGGAGAGGCAGCTCCGCTCCCGGCGCGGAGGTCGCAGCCGGCCCAAGAACGAACTGGCGCTGAGCAAGCAGCGGCGGAGTCGCCGCAAGAAAGCCAACGACCGCGAGCGCAATCGTATGCATAACCTCAACTCAGCGTTGGACGCGCTGCGGAGCGTGCTCCCCACTTTTCCCGACGACGCGAAGCTTACCAAGATCGAGACGCTGCGCTTTGCGCACAACTATATCTGGGCGCTGACGCAGGCGCTGCGCATAGCTGATCACAGCTTGTACGGGCCAGAGCCGCTGGTGCCTCCCTCTGCGGAGCTGGGCAGCCTGGACGACGGCTCCTCCGGGGATTGGGGCTCCCTCTACTCTCCAATTTCCCAGGCTGGCAGCCTAAGCCCCGCTGCCTCACCCGAGGAACGCACAGGGCTGCTTCTGATGCCCACCTCCCCCACAGGCCTGTGCCCGGGCGCTTTGGCTTTCTCGGACTTTTTGTGA